A genome region from Populus alba chromosome 5, ASM523922v2, whole genome shotgun sequence includes the following:
- the LOC118034964 gene encoding polygalacturonase At1g48100, whose amino-acid sequence MVTMTLSKIFLLAFSFFSLFFFTYTEGRVHTKSRSKHSDIVSHVSLPPAPAPQAPVSPSYYKDSPSPSPSPSPIQRNIARVYNVLSFGAVGDGVTDDTQAFKMAWDTACPQNESAILLAPGDYSFMILPAIFTGPCKTSLVFQIDGTIMPPDGPESWPSKMNKRQWLVFYRINGMSMQGGGVIDGRGEKWWNLPCKPHKGINGTTLPGPCDSPVAIRFFTSSNLTVQGLRVKNSPQFHFRFDNCQNVIVQMLSIKSPAQSPNTDGIHIENTNNVQIHNSVVSNGDDCVSIGAGCHNVDIKNITCGPSHGISIGSLGIRNSRACVSNITVTDSVIKHSDNGVRIKTWQGGYGSVSKITFHNIHMETVRNPIIIDQYYCQTRNCSNQTSAVYISDILYTNIKGTYDIRSPPLHLACSDSVPCTNLRLSEIELLPAQGQFMANPFCWNAYGAMQNLTIPPVPCLLDGIPQFLPQNNIDQCQNNLYQTRM is encoded by the exons ATGGTAACCATGACATTGTCTAAAATTTTCCTTTtggctttttctttcttctctctcttcttctttacttACACTGAAGGGAGAGTTCATACCAAGAGTAGATCAAAACACTCGGACATTGTTTCCCACGTTTCACTACCTCCTGCTCCTGCTCCTCAGGCGCCTGTTAGTCCAAGTTATTATAAGGATTCTCCAAGTCCTAGTCCTAGTCCTAGCCCAATTCAAAGAAATATTGCAAGGGTTTACAATGTGCTATCTTTTGGTGCTGTTGGTGATGGTGTAACAGATGATACACAAGCATTCAAGATGGCTTGGGATACTGCTTGCCCGCAGAATGAATCAGCTATTCTACTTGCTCCTGGTGATTATTCTTTTATGATACTGCCTGCTATCTTTACAGGACCTTGTAAAACTAGCCTCGTGTTTCAG ATTGATGGAACTATAATGCCACCTGATGGACCTGAATCATGGCCTAGTAAGATGAACAAGAGACAATGGCTAGTGTTTTACAGGATCAATGGAATGTCAATGCAAGGAGGTGGTGTTATAGACGGGAGAGGAGAGAAGTGGTGGAATCTGCCCTGCAAGCCTCACAAA GGGATTAATGGCACAACACTTCCTGGTCCTTGTGATAGCCCAGTT GCTATTAGGTTTTTCACGAGCTCCAATTTGACAGTCCAAGGACTCAGAGTGAAGAACAGTCCCCAATTCCATTTCCGGTTTGATAACTGTCAAAATGTTATTGTACAAATGCTTAGCATCAAATCACCAGCTCAAAGCCCTAACACAGATGGGATTCACATAGAGAACACAAACAACGTCCAAATACATAACTCTGTTGTATCAAATG GTGATGACTGTGTATCCATTGGAGCCGGATGTCATAATGTTGATATAAAGAACATTACCTGCGGTCCAAGCCATGGCATAAG CATTGGTAGTCTTGGAATCCGCAACTCGCGAGCATGTGTGTCGAACATAACAGTGACAGATTCAGTAATCAAGCATTCCGATAATGGTGTCCGAATTAAGACATGGCAAGGTGGATATGGTTCTGTGTCTAAAATCACATTCCACAACATTCACATGGAAACAGTTCGCAATCCAATAATCATAGACCAGTATTACTGCCAAACCAGGAATTGCTCTAACCAAACTAGTGCAGTTTACATTTCTGATATTTTGTACACAAACATTAAAGGTACCTATGATATTAGGAGTCCACCTTTGCATTTGGCTTGCAGTGATTCAGTTCCATGCACCAACCTCAGGTTATCAGAAATTGAGTTGCTTCCTGCTCAGGGACAATTTATGGCAAATCCATTTTGCTGGAATGCTTATGGGGCAATGCAGAATCTCACCATTCCACCAGTTCCTTGCTTGTTGGATGGAATCCCACAATTCTTACCCCAGAACAATATTGATCAGTGTCAGAATAATTTGTATCAGACCCGTATGTAA
- the LOC118034965 gene encoding uncharacterized protein translates to MDKQQTSIAYLLIVRVVQYKDQPNLEMLPHFSSIIIEGGYYEVKNFYTFENRYMNVVVGHEAVVDLKSDTKLPPSSGAVLSLETQINENRRTIREILCMDPYEHKNERFTCKAFIVDYDLFKGWWCVKAVQIANKPLSGLPNNLRCMEHDYPSYAPLFFISFRFRLNCIVSDGQDVTNFLLSGKTAEYFFNASAHHLVFDKQFTDPFTVPPQMIEKLNKTKIFQLRFGAYKSVLGRCEIYVCNIFDEIPTKASVSPPSPIKNIDTPASITSAAGSSRTFTPSTPNVADPLDVDQSQIQTPASQQDTSPQKDTFHDSCHRQSKRALTFNDVEPHDSTQLPHPKPFNEDSSKEHLYKDDDNPAPQLSKKQRLSVSSPEKETN, encoded by the exons atggaCAAGCAACAAACTTCAATTGCCTATTTGTTGATCGTGAG GGTGGTGCAATACAAGGATCAGCCAAATCTAGAGATGCTGCcacatttttcttcaatcattaTTGAAGGTGGATATTATGAAGTCAAAAATTTCTACACCTTTGAAAATCGCTAcatgaatgttgttgttggCCATGAAGCTGTTGTTGATCTTAAGTCTGACACCAAA CTGCCTCCATCATCAGGAGCTGTCCTCTCATTGGAAACTCAGATAAATGAAAATAGAAGAACAATAAGGGAGATCCTCTGTATGGACCCATACGAACACAAG AATGAAAGATTTACATGTAAAGCTTTCATAGTTGATTATGATCTCTTCAAGGGATGGTGGTGTGTCAAAGCTGTCCAGATTGCCAACAAGCCACTCTCTGGACTCCCTAATAATTTGCGATGCATGGAGCATGACTATCCATCTTATGCACCA CTCTTTTTCATATCTTTTAGGTTCAGACTTAACTGCATCGTTAGCGATGGTCAAGATGTCACgaattttcttctctctggCAAGACAGCTGagtattttttcaatgcttCAGCTCATCATTTGGTGTTCGACAAACAATTCACTGACCCATTTACTGTTCCACCTCAaatgattgagaaattaaacaagacaaaaatatttcagcTTCGATTTGGAGCATACAAATCTGTTCTCGGCAGATGTGAGATATATGTTTGCAACATCTTTGATGAAATACCAACTAAAGCATCTGTTAGCCCACCTAGCCCCATTAAAAACATTGACACGCCAGCCTCAATAACCTCTGCTGCTGGAAGTTCAAGGACTTTCACCCCTTCAACACCAAACGTTGCAGATCCCTTGGATGTAGATCAATCTCAGATTCAGACTCCAGCTTCACAGCAGGACACCTCTCCACAAAAAGACACGTTCCATGACAGCTGCCATCGCCAGTCAAAAAGAGCACTAACCTTCAATGATGTTGAGCCACACGACAG CACCCAGCTTCCCCACCCAAAACCCTTCAACGAAGACTCATCAAAGGAGCATCTCTACAAAGATGATGACAATCCTGCACCTCAACTTTCAAAGAAGCAGCGCCTCTCCGTTTCATCACCTGAAAAA GAAACCAATTAA